One window of Lepeophtheirus salmonis chromosome Z, UVic_Lsal_1.4, whole genome shotgun sequence genomic DNA carries:
- the LOC121130556 gene encoding platelet-activating factor acetylhydrolase 2, cytoplasmic has protein sequence MSFGNQSGPHAIGFKDEFLEESGLTYRLFYPMSQPSTLPSTLWVSNTSYLIALVRFGLGRRVWPVFTDFFHWIFRYPHLPILQEASPLPGPFPLVLFSHGLGGSKMTYSKLCTHIASYGFVVASLEHLDGSAALALRYPDTWIDYQAPHQKNNSLPFRNSQIDTRIQELRSVQKALRSKPFIDENKSILCGHSFGAATILALLHEDPSVYLGGVAYDTWVDPLSQRQAVLDNAHQIGSRTLLFNNELFIKKVNQDLLKAFDNGIDNNWTLKGILHFCQSDVPTVVKNARLLPYLLRGRFDFERDEKGFDLSVLAFVHYVRNKLLTTEEGNETKNTHFNDFIEEHKDFIFKGV, from the coding sequence ATGAGTTTTGGTAATCAGAGTGGGCCTCATGCCATTGGCTTCAAAGATGAGTTCCTGGAAGAGTCCGGCCTCACCTACCGTCTCTTTTACCCCATGTCACAGCCTTCAACCCTTCCATCAACACTTTGGGTAAGCAACACTTCGTACCTCATAGCTCTTGTGAGGTTTGGACTGGGGCGGCGTGTATGGCCCGTCTTTACGGATTTTTTCCATTGGATCTTCCGATATCCGCATTTGCCTATTCTCCAAGAAGCATCTCCCCTTCCGGGTCCATTTCCTCTAGTTCTCTTTAGTCACGGTCTTGGGGGATCCAAAATGACCTACTCCAAACTATGCACACATATTGCATCCTATGGGTTTGTCGTGGCGTCCCTGGAACACCTCGACGGTTCTGCAGCTCTTGCACTTCGCTATCCGGATACATGGATCGACTATCAAGCTCCACATCAGAAAAACAACTCTCTACCATTTAGAAACTCACAAATTGATACACGGATCCAGGAATTAAGGAGTGTACAAAAGGCACTTCGATCTAAACCCTTCATTGACGAGAATAAGTCTATTTTATGTGGCCACTCCTTTGGCGCTGCTACCATACTGGCACTTTTACATGAGGATCCCTCTGTATATTTGGGGGGTGTAGCCTATGATACATGGGTTGATCCCCTTTCCCAACGACAGGCCGTCCTTGACAATGCCCATCAAATAGGATCACGtactttgttatttaataatgagttattcataaaaaaagtgaatcaGGATCTATTAAAGGCCTTTGATAATGGAATTGACAATAATTGGACTCTCAAAGGAATTCTTCACTTTTGTCAGTCGGATGTTCCAACAGTTGTAAAGAATGCTAGGCTCCTTCCCTACTTGTTGAGAGGAAGGTTTGACTTTGAAAGAGATGAAAAGGGTTTTGATTTGTCCGTGTTGGCATTTGTTCACTATGTGAGGAACAAGTTGTTGACGACAGAGGAAGGGAATGAGACGAAGAACACTcatttcaatgattttatagAGGAGCATAAAGACTTCATATTCAAGGGAGTTTGA
- the RfC4 gene encoding replication factor C subunit 2 encodes MVEDKRRETAPWIEKYRPKTFDDIVGNSETVSRLTTFAHDGNAPNIIISGPPGVGKTTTILCLARALLGSSFKEAVLELNASNERGIDVVRNKIKMFAQQKEGFVDFFVTLPPGRHKIIVLDEADSMTEAAQQALRRTMEIYSDTTRFCLACNASEKVIEPIQSRCAMLRYSKLSDAEILAQVLKVCEKEDISYTSDGLEAIVFTAQGDMRQALNNLQSTHDGFGQIDSKNVFKVCDEPHPLLVKDMLSNCTEGKIDEAYKVLSHLWRLGYSPEDIISNIFRVCKTHPMAEYLKLEFIKEIGQAHMKIVHGSNSLLQLSGLLAKLCNVTVKY; translated from the exons ATGGTTGAAGATAAAAGACGGGAAACTGCTCCTTGGATCGAAAAATATCGTCCAAAAACATTTGATGACATTGTGGGAAACTCAGAAACGGTTTCACGCCTCACAACATTTGCACATGATGGGAATGCTCCTAATATTATCATATCCGGACCTCCAGGAGTGGGTAAAACAACAACGATCCTATGTTTGGCTCGAGCTTTGCTAGGAAGTTCTTTCAAGGAGGCTGTATTGGAGTTGAACGCCTCGAATGAGAGAGGAATTGACGTTGTtcggaataaaattaaaatgtttgcGCAGCAAAAGGAaggttttgttgattttttt GTCACTTTACCTCCAGGAAGACATAAGATCATTGTTTTAGACGAGGCAGACTCCATGACAGAAGCTGCTCAACAGGCCCTTCGACGAACCATGGAAATATACTCTGACACAACACGCTTTTGTCTTGCATGCAATGCTTCTGAGAAAGTAATCGAGCCCATTCAATCACGATGTGCCATGCTTCGCTACTCCAAACTATCAGACGCAGAGATATTAGCTCAAGTCTTGAAAGTTTGTGAAAAAGAGGATATATCATATACATCAGACGGCCTTGAAGCCATTGTATTTACAGCACAGGGGGATATGAGACAGGCCTTGAATAATCTACAGTCCACTCATGATGGCTTCGGTCAAATTGACTCCAAGAATGTATTCAAAGTATGTGATGAACCACATCCCTTGCTTGTTAAGGATATGCTAAGTAATTGCACGGAGGGTAAAATTGATGAGGCCTACAAGGTTTTGTCTCATCTTTGGAGATTGGGTTACTCTCCAGAGgatattatttctaatatattccGTGTCTGTAAAACACATCCTATGGCTGAGTATTTGAAGCTTGAATTTATTAAGGAGATTGGTCAGGCGCACATGAAGATCGTTCATGGTTCTAATAGTTTACTTCAACTCTCGGGATTGCTTGCGAAACTATGCAATGTCACtgtcaaatattaa
- the LOC121130187 gene encoding cellular tumor antigen p53, with the protein MLNESGPPHQPLLVPEKDFNKMMSDLQSRLPSSDGEFSEIAKKEFENMSKDQLDIIRDLVNTESEGINLEDPEDVQKLRYSSSNSSTGSNPPLTDWSGNHGFKLVVSDSKKKRNATYEPALNKLYVQQNKAVTINISYNANSFVERNIQIFDGSLQVRAVAVFTEPEWHSHPVNVCYEHSRNSVKELKNPLAEHLIRCISSESTYHVDSKSGRFSVLTNMPLPSDGTTNIPINYKFMDLVGCSGGINRRDLSILYSFEYLGVPIGRKLVPIRICANPYRDMKAEMAHIHGKSRKPLKRDTPFLSSSDTSNIFWVPAFDRATYEALLKVGELSETLKSDGKVDVWRELVESTNKLKDLKEEPPFKKSKV; encoded by the exons ATGTTGAATGAATCCGGTCCTCCTCACCAACCCTTGCTTGTCCCTGAGAaggatttcaacaaaatgatgTCGGACCTTCAGTCTCGACTCCCATCCTCTGACGG GGAATTTTCAGAGATCGCCAAAAAGGAGTTTGAAAATATGTCCAAGGATCAGTTGGATATAATACGGGATCTTGTGAATACAGAGAGTGAAGGGATCAACTTGGAAGATCCAGAGGATGTTCAAAAATTGCGCTACAGCTCTTCCAACTCGTCCACTGGATCTAATCCACCTCTTACGGATTGGTCAGGGAATCATGGATTTAAATTGGTTGTGTCCGACTCTAAAAAGAAACGGAATGCAACT TATGAACCCGCactgaataaattatatgtacagcAAAACAAGGCCGTGACCATCAACATATCCTACAATGCGAATTCCTTTGTTGAaagaaacattcaaatttttgatggATCCCTTCAAGTACGAGCTGTTGCCGTTTTTACTGAGCCTGAATGGCACTCACATCCTGTCAACGTTTGCTATGAACATTCACGAAATAG TGTCAAAGAGTTGAAAAATCCTTTAGCCGAGCATTTGATTCGTTGTATCAGTTCTGAATCAACCTATCATGTTGATTCCA aaTCTGGTAGATTCAGTGTTTTAACCAACATGCCTCTTCCATCGGATGGAACGACAAATATTCCtatcaattacaaatttatgGACTTGGTTGGATGTTCTGGAGGGATCAATCGTCGAGACTTATCTATTTTATACTCTTTCGAATATTT aGGTGTTCCTATCGGGAGAAAACTAGTTCCTATTCGCATTTGTGCAAATCCTTACAGAGATATGAAGGCTGAAATGGCACATATACATGGTAAATCTAGAAAACCTTTGAAAAGGGATACTCCTTTTCTGTCTTCTAGTGATACAAGTAACATTTTCTGGGTTCCT GCATTTGATCGAGCCACGTATGAAGCCTTGCTTAAAGTAGGTGAATTGTCTGAGACTTTAAAATCGGACGGAAAGGTTGATGTATGGAGAGAGCTCGTTGAATCCAC GAACAAGTTGAAGGATTTGAAAGAAGAACCCCCTTTCAAAAAGTCCAAAGTCTGA